In one window of Thalassotalea agarivorans DNA:
- the alr gene encoding alanine racemase gives MANIVTATVTIDASALAHNIAQVKQCAPHSKIVTVLKANGYGHGIERIAKMLPEQADMIGVARACEAIQLREAGIKQPILLMEGFFTEQDLAHVVTYDLHTAISTPEQLEMLLSANLSQAINVWLKVDTGMHRLGIDATNFDAAFTQLQQSNNVADDIVVMTHFASADIASGASAQAQLQQFEHLVEGKQTALSLANSAAVVAWPQAHQDWVRPGVMLYGVNPMTTEKSLSPTLRPVMTLQASLISKRLISAGETVGYGDTWTAKQDTYIGVVAVGYGDGYPRHAESGTPVLINDRIVPLVGRVSMDMITIDLGPDSSDNVGDIVTLWGNGLPIEDVAECASTIAYELLCNIASRVKVIER, from the coding sequence TTGGCTAACATAGTAACAGCGACTGTAACAATAGATGCTAGTGCGTTGGCGCATAATATTGCGCAAGTAAAGCAATGTGCGCCGCACAGCAAGATTGTTACTGTGCTTAAAGCTAATGGTTACGGCCATGGCATTGAGCGCATTGCTAAAATGCTTCCTGAGCAAGCCGATATGATTGGCGTGGCCAGAGCATGTGAAGCAATTCAACTGCGTGAGGCGGGTATTAAACAACCCATTTTGTTGATGGAAGGCTTTTTCACAGAGCAAGATTTAGCACACGTTGTTACCTATGACTTGCATACGGCGATATCGACGCCTGAACAACTGGAAATGCTGTTGTCAGCTAATCTATCTCAAGCAATCAACGTCTGGCTTAAAGTCGATACAGGTATGCATCGACTCGGCATAGATGCCACAAATTTTGATGCCGCTTTTACACAGCTTCAACAATCCAATAATGTAGCCGACGATATCGTGGTGATGACGCATTTCGCAAGTGCTGATATTGCCAGTGGAGCGTCAGCTCAGGCGCAGTTGCAACAATTTGAGCATTTAGTTGAAGGTAAGCAAACGGCATTATCTTTAGCCAATTCAGCCGCTGTGGTCGCTTGGCCACAGGCTCATCAGGATTGGGTTCGTCCTGGTGTGATGCTATATGGTGTTAACCCAATGACAACGGAAAAATCACTATCGCCAACCCTCAGACCGGTCATGACATTGCAAGCAAGTCTGATTTCAAAACGTTTGATATCAGCAGGCGAAACTGTTGGTTATGGCGATACTTGGACAGCAAAGCAAGATACCTATATCGGCGTTGTCGCGGTAGGCTATGGCGATGGGTATCCTAGACACGCTGAATCTGGCACACCAGTCCTAATTAATGATCGAATTGTTCCACTAGTTGGGCGCGTTTCAATGGATATGATCACCATAGACCTTGGCCCAGATAGCAGTGACAATGTTGGTGATATTGTTACCTTGTGGGGCAATGGCTTGCCCATTGAAGATGTGGCTGAATGTGCGTCTACAATAGCCTATGAGTTATTGTGTAATATTGCGAGTCGAGTGAAAGTAATCGAACGCTAG
- the zur gene encoding zinc uptake transcriptional repressor Zur produces the protein MSEVALLEKAKAVCEKRGARLTPTREQVFKLLSKQEGAIGAYDLLEQLKTIDSGAKPATIYRALDFLSQQGFVHKIESLNAFVLCHHFGDCSHPVQLLICDNCSYIEEIQSENLDLAIRSMADASGFKISHQIVEAHGLCKKCQN, from the coding sequence ATGTCTGAAGTTGCCCTATTAGAAAAAGCAAAAGCTGTATGCGAAAAACGCGGTGCACGTCTAACACCAACGCGTGAACAAGTATTTAAGTTACTATCCAAGCAAGAAGGTGCTATTGGTGCCTATGATTTATTGGAACAATTAAAGACCATCGACAGCGGTGCTAAGCCAGCAACTATCTATAGAGCACTTGATTTTCTCAGCCAACAAGGCTTTGTTCACAAAATTGAATCGCTAAACGCATTTGTGCTGTGTCATCATTTTGGTGATTGTAGCCACCCAGTACAACTACTGATCTGTGACAACTGCAGCTATATAGAAGAGATTCAATCAGAGAATTTAGATTTAGCGATACGTTCGATGGCCGATGCAAGCGGTTTTAAAATCTCACATCAAATCGTTGAAGCTCACGGCCTCTGTAAAAAGTGTCAGAACTAG
- a CDS encoding metalloregulator ArsR/SmtB family transcription factor, producing the protein MLDILTFYKVMSDDTRLKIVLLITQHQQLCVCDLTAALSLSQPKVSRHLAQLRDSQLLIGEREGKWVHYRLNPTLPAWIKTIIEQSLTHNESYLAQCQLPQPVRSAC; encoded by the coding sequence ATGTTAGATATCCTTACCTTTTATAAAGTCATGTCGGATGATACTCGACTGAAGATTGTTTTGTTAATCACGCAGCATCAGCAGCTGTGCGTTTGTGATCTCACCGCTGCTTTGTCGCTAAGTCAGCCCAAAGTTTCAAGGCACTTGGCTCAGTTGCGTGATTCGCAATTATTGATCGGCGAGCGTGAGGGCAAGTGGGTACATTATCGCCTTAACCCTACTTTACCAGCTTGGATCAAAACCATTATTGAGCAAAGCTTAACCCATAATGAATCATACTTAGCGCAATGTCAGCTGCCTCAGCCAGTGCGCAGTGCATGTTAA
- a CDS encoding arsenate reductase ArsC — MKILYICTHNRCRSILSEAVTNHIAGSRIVAKSAGSQPAGEVHPLSLKYLDKAGFPIDGLQSQSWDDFEDFAPDLVVTLCDSAAGEACPVWFGNAIKLHWGLEDPSKLEGSEEALEQAFNNTIEQISERVRALMSLTSEQMEVENLAQAIASLDIK; from the coding sequence ATGAAAATTTTATATATCTGTACCCATAATCGTTGTAGAAGCATTCTCTCTGAAGCTGTCACAAATCATATTGCAGGAAGTCGCATAGTAGCAAAAAGTGCGGGAAGTCAGCCTGCCGGTGAAGTGCACCCTTTGTCATTAAAATACCTCGACAAAGCAGGCTTTCCTATTGATGGATTGCAGAGTCAATCATGGGACGACTTTGAAGATTTTGCTCCTGATCTTGTCGTTACATTATGCGACTCCGCTGCTGGTGAAGCCTGTCCGGTATGGTTTGGCAATGCGATAAAACTTCATTGGGGCTTAGAAGACCCGTCTAAACTAGAAGGGAGTGAAGAAGCGTTAGAGCAAGCATTTAATAACACCATTGAACAGATTAGCGAGCGAGTACGTGCATTGATGTCTTTGACATCAGAACAAATGGAAGTAGAGAACTTAGCGCAAGCAATCGCTTCACTCGATATAAAATAA
- the arsB gene encoding ACR3 family arsenite efflux transporter, which produces MGIFERYLSVWVALCIVAGVALGVLLPDVFALVASWEVANVNLAVAILIWLMIYPMMIQVDFSAIKDVGKKPKGLMLTIIINWCVKPFTMAALGWLFFEYLFAPWVDPQSASEYIAGMILLGVAPCTAMVFVWSQLTKGDANYTLVQVSVNDVIMIFAFAPISAFLLGVSDIEVPWETLLISVVLYVLLPLIAGALTRKALDKKNDHTQLDAFVGKLKPWSIIGLLATVVLLFGFQAETILDKPQVIVLIAIPLLIQTYGIFAITYYIAKKIKLPHNIAAPACMIGTSNFFELAVAVAISLFGLHSGAALATVVGVLVEVPVMLSLVWFANRTRHWFA; this is translated from the coding sequence ATGGGAATTTTTGAACGTTATTTATCGGTATGGGTTGCCCTTTGCATCGTTGCAGGTGTTGCACTTGGTGTATTGCTGCCAGATGTATTCGCATTAGTAGCCAGTTGGGAAGTAGCTAACGTAAACCTGGCTGTCGCCATTTTAATTTGGTTGATGATTTATCCAATGATGATTCAAGTGGATTTTTCTGCAATTAAAGATGTGGGTAAAAAACCAAAGGGGTTGATGTTAACCATCATCATTAACTGGTGTGTTAAGCCTTTCACGATGGCTGCATTAGGTTGGCTATTTTTCGAATACTTGTTCGCACCATGGGTTGATCCGCAATCGGCAAGTGAATACATCGCAGGTATGATCCTATTGGGTGTGGCCCCTTGTACAGCCATGGTGTTTGTGTGGAGTCAGCTGACTAAAGGTGATGCGAATTACACCTTAGTGCAGGTATCGGTGAATGACGTCATTATGATATTTGCGTTTGCACCTATTTCTGCTTTTTTGTTGGGTGTAAGCGATATTGAAGTGCCGTGGGAAACATTGCTTATCTCTGTTGTTCTTTACGTATTGTTGCCACTTATTGCAGGCGCACTAACTCGAAAAGCGCTAGATAAGAAAAATGACCATACCCAGTTGGATGCCTTTGTAGGCAAGTTAAAACCTTGGTCAATTATCGGATTACTCGCCACCGTTGTGTTGCTGTTTGGCTTTCAAGCGGAAACCATATTGGACAAACCACAAGTGATTGTCTTGATCGCGATTCCACTGCTGATCCAAACGTACGGCATTTTTGCGATTACCTATTACATCGCAAAGAAAATAAAGTTACCCCACAACATTGCCGCACCAGCTTGTATGATTGGTACATCAAACTTCTTTGAATTAGCTGTAGCAGTGGCAATATCATTGTTTGGCTTACACTCAGGTGCTGCACTCGCAACCGTTGTTGGTGTGCTTGTCGAAGTGCCGGTTATGTTATCGCTTGTTTGGTTTGCCAATAGAACTAGACATTGGTTTGCTTAG
- a CDS encoding sensor histidine kinase: MLRSFLKYYAIFIICFVGAIVLADFGYSKWLQNNTTPLLDSEFVLQQVDDYCEVNDCIHSPLPFSGISLIASDEIALPSTSLDAMLKGEILQVSSANGAYFYASIEPGYFIELGPVNVAKNHDFWVVTVFYILVSLALLLGLLPLFKDMSQLKNAARSFTKHKDISQFKLKQSTYFQPVYDAVSWMIYRIARLSALKKELSDTLSHELRTSLSRLKFNLASLNEHNQEKIKGWVKEDINEIESLVSEYLSFSKQEHETPLLDFKQQSLKPIIEYHIARLGQFAGKGVSVDFSHAADTKVDERAISRAIKNLIDNALKYATHAIHIQLYTENNSLVFQVDDDGKGVNSTNLDDLFLPYSRADEKQPGYGLGLAITNKIIMWHQGQLKASNSDLLPGACFKMYLPIEP, encoded by the coding sequence ATGCTACGCTCCTTTTTAAAATACTACGCGATATTTATCATCTGTTTTGTCGGAGCCATTGTATTGGCCGACTTTGGCTATAGTAAATGGTTGCAAAACAACACCACGCCGCTACTAGATAGCGAATTTGTTCTACAACAGGTGGACGATTATTGCGAAGTTAACGATTGTATTCATTCACCTTTGCCATTTAGCGGTATCTCCTTAATAGCAAGTGACGAAATTGCGCTCCCCAGCACCTCTTTAGATGCAATGTTAAAAGGAGAAATATTACAGGTAAGTAGCGCAAATGGTGCCTATTTTTATGCCTCAATTGAGCCGGGTTATTTTATCGAATTAGGCCCTGTCAATGTTGCCAAAAATCATGATTTTTGGGTTGTTACTGTATTTTATATTCTTGTGAGCTTAGCCTTATTGCTTGGCTTACTGCCATTATTCAAAGATATGTCTCAGCTTAAAAATGCTGCCAGAAGCTTTACTAAACACAAAGATATAAGCCAATTTAAGCTCAAGCAAAGTACCTATTTTCAACCGGTTTACGACGCCGTAAGCTGGATGATTTACCGGATCGCACGCTTGTCAGCACTGAAAAAAGAATTATCCGATACCTTATCTCATGAATTACGCACTAGCCTGTCGCGATTAAAATTCAATCTTGCGTCGCTTAACGAGCACAATCAGGAAAAAATAAAAGGTTGGGTCAAAGAAGATATTAACGAAATAGAATCTTTAGTGAGCGAATATCTTAGCTTTTCTAAGCAAGAACATGAAACACCACTATTAGATTTTAAACAGCAATCTCTAAAACCCATTATTGAATACCATATTGCACGATTAGGGCAATTTGCGGGTAAAGGTGTTTCGGTTGATTTTTCTCACGCAGCAGATACAAAAGTAGACGAACGAGCGATTTCGCGTGCTATCAAAAACTTAATAGATAACGCATTAAAATATGCCACGCATGCTATCCATATTCAGTTATACACAGAAAACAATAGTCTCGTTTTTCAGGTAGATGACGATGGCAAAGGGGTTAATTCGACGAACTTAGATGACCTATTCCTCCCCTACTCTCGCGCCGATGAAAAACAACCGGGTTATGGCCTTGGACTTGCCATAACCAACAAAATTATTATGTGGCATCAAGGGCAACTTAAAGCAAGCAACAGCGATTTATTGCCAGGTGCTTGCTTTAAAATGTATCTCCCTATCGAGCCCTAA
- a CDS encoding response regulator transcription factor, which translates to MTSMKNRILLIEDDHRLARSVANFLTEQGFHVKHFISGENLDLLIESNSIDLIICDVMLPGTDGFKIAKRVRHTFDGPFIFLTALSNMEDQLKGFELGADDYLAKPVEPAILLARINACLKRNRRQQSNNEIAVGNLSINNQVRIVKVEQDDVALSRYEFDLLWLLASHQGTQVSREFLFINTVGREYDGLDRTVDGRVSRLRKKLEAVPNINCRISTQWGQGYMLACTD; encoded by the coding sequence ATGACTAGCATGAAGAATCGCATCTTATTGATAGAAGACGATCATCGACTAGCCAGATCTGTCGCTAATTTTTTAACCGAACAAGGTTTTCATGTTAAACACTTTATTAGTGGCGAGAATCTCGATCTATTAATAGAAAGCAACAGCATTGACCTGATTATATGCGATGTGATGCTCCCAGGTACCGACGGTTTTAAAATAGCGAAGCGCGTCAGGCACACCTTTGATGGGCCGTTTATATTTTTAACGGCGCTAAGCAATATGGAAGACCAACTTAAAGGTTTTGAATTGGGTGCTGATGACTATCTAGCGAAACCAGTAGAGCCAGCAATACTATTGGCTCGTATTAACGCCTGTTTAAAACGCAATAGACGCCAACAGTCAAACAACGAAATCGCGGTGGGCAATTTATCAATCAATAACCAAGTTCGTATCGTTAAGGTAGAACAAGACGATGTTGCTTTATCTCGTTATGAATTTGATTTGCTGTGGTTGTTAGCGAGCCACCAAGGCACACAAGTCAGTCGTGAATTTCTCTTTATTAATACCGTCGGCAGAGAATACGACGGTTTAGATCGCACTGTTGACGGACGCGTTAGCCGACTAAGAAAAAAACTAGAAGCTGTACCCAACATTAATTGTCGTATTAGTACGCAATGGGGACAAGGCTACATGCTGGCATGCACTGACTAA
- a CDS encoding DUF3019 domain-containing protein, producing MGKYLSHFSLLLFGSLLPTTNASDQVKVELFTIKPSICVVEEGQSCTQYFTFHWRLDREIDTCLHQQKLEQALHCAKKTKEVKIDLAIDIDATSAFRLKTADHIALDERTIDVRILGKEVRQSRRHLWSVF from the coding sequence ATGGGTAAATATCTTTCACACTTTTCACTCTTGCTGTTTGGTAGCTTATTACCAACAACAAACGCTAGTGACCAAGTGAAAGTTGAATTGTTTACCATTAAACCAAGTATATGCGTGGTTGAAGAAGGACAAAGTTGCACCCAATATTTTACCTTTCATTGGCGTCTCGATCGCGAAATTGATACCTGTTTGCATCAACAAAAGCTAGAACAAGCCCTGCATTGCGCGAAAAAAACCAAAGAGGTCAAAATCGACCTTGCCATCGATATCGACGCAACCAGTGCATTTCGATTAAAAACAGCAGATCATATTGCTTTAGATGAGCGTACCATCGACGTTAGAATCCTAGGTAAGGAAGTACGACAATCAAGGCGCCACCTGTGGAGTGTCTTTTAA
- a CDS encoding MipA/OmpV family protein: MFSQNRCTVFLIAIMLAFSQAHASAPVEKDRIVNVGEWMFGASLGVGAFANPLHYEEDIPLYILPDIRYYGEKFSLENLNLSYALIEKPNWVVEVIGQQNIDGIYFPGNGRRAIAAMSGSALVAPFGPDGDIVSIPQKPIHRSLSYLAGLEVRRYGTIDWLASIAHDISNVHHGYEVNLRAQYGFSLYNLLGEVEIGAVYKSDKLNNYYYSVEHTIVAANLYQAAAGTNVNASITLSYPLAETWYLVSALKYEHLSSQITDSPMVQDDNTLAYFTGVKYIY; this comes from the coding sequence GTGTTCTCCCAAAATCGTTGTACAGTCTTCTTAATTGCAATAATGCTTGCGTTTAGCCAAGCACATGCAAGCGCGCCTGTAGAAAAAGACCGTATTGTTAATGTAGGTGAATGGATGTTTGGCGCATCACTGGGCGTGGGGGCATTTGCCAATCCGTTGCATTATGAAGAAGACATTCCTCTCTATATCTTGCCTGATATTCGTTATTACGGCGAAAAATTTTCGTTGGAAAACTTAAACCTTTCCTATGCGCTGATAGAAAAGCCCAATTGGGTTGTTGAAGTCATTGGGCAACAAAACATTGATGGTATTTACTTTCCTGGTAACGGTAGGAGAGCAATTGCGGCCATGTCGGGTTCGGCCTTAGTAGCCCCGTTTGGACCTGACGGCGATATTGTTTCAATTCCTCAAAAACCAATCCATCGCTCTTTATCCTATCTTGCCGGATTAGAAGTGAGACGCTATGGGACCATTGACTGGCTAGCATCTATCGCGCATGACATTTCCAACGTGCATCATGGATACGAAGTTAACTTGCGTGCACAATACGGTTTTTCGTTATACAACTTGTTGGGTGAAGTTGAAATTGGCGCCGTTTACAAAAGCGATAAGTTAAACAACTACTATTACAGCGTTGAGCACACCATAGTAGCAGCTAATCTATATCAAGCAGCAGCAGGCACTAATGTAAACGCTAGTATCACATTAAGTTACCCGTTAGCCGAAACCTGGTATCTTGTATCAGCGCTAAAGTATGAACATTTATCATCGCAAATAACCGACAGTCCAATGGTGCAAGATGATAACACGTTGGCTTATTTTACTGGCGTTAAGTACATTTATTAG